Below is a window of Enterobacter kobei DNA.
AGAGGCGTCTCCGTCACTGCTACGCTGGCAGCAACTGGAGGTCGATACCGCCATGAGAACCGTCAGTGTCAGACAAACGGGCGGCGAGGCGAGCATTCTGGTGCTTACCCCCACGGAGTACAGCCTGTTGGCTACGTTTATGGCCTCGCCACTGCGACCCTTCTCGCGTCAGGAACTTCTTGAACGCTGCCTGCCGGAGAGTGATGCGCTGGAGCGCGCGGTAGATACGCACGTCTATAACCTGCGCAAAAAACTGGAAGCCGCAGGCATTCATGATGTGTTGATCAACGTGCGTAGCGTCGGTTACCGGTTTCGCCAGCCATGAACATGCAAAAACAACACACGCTGTGGCGCTGGATCTGCGTGCGCATTCTGGCTCTGGCTATCGGTTCGGTTGTATTAATCGCCTTTTGTATGTGGCTTCGCTTTGCGATGCAGACGTTCTGGATCTTCCACAGGATGCCGCCGGCAGTTCGTGATGAATTTGAACTGTTGCGCACGCATCCCGGGATGAACCCGGCACGTTATCACGAGATCATGGACGCCTGGTGGGGCATCAGCTATTCAGATCCGTCTATTGCTTCCGGTGACTGGCTGATGGTGGGCATTCTGGTCGTGGTGATGATCCCCTTTATCGTGGTGCTGGGTTTGCGCGCGGCGCGGCCACTCTCAACGCAGTTCAGCCACCTGGCGTCTGCCGCCCATGCGGTAACCGATGGGGATTTTCACAGCCGGGCAGAGCAGGTCGAAAACGCACCGGTGGAGGTGGCGCAGTTTACCCAGGATTTCAATGCGATGATGATGCAACTGGCCCGTTATGAACGTGAACTGAGGGCATCGCATGTTGCCATGGCTCATGAACTCCGTTCGCCGCTGACGGCTGCCATTGGACGTCTCCAGGGGATGATCGACGGGGTGTTCACGCCGGATCCCGGCCAGCTGTCGATGGTAATGAAACAGTTACAGCTATTAAGCCGGTTAACGGATGAACTGCATCTGCTGTCGCTGGCTGATGCCGGTCAGCTGGTGTTAAATACCTCACGTCTTGATCTTACGACGCTGGTGCGCGAACGAATGGCCTGGTTAACACCGCAGGCTGAGGCGGCCGGCATGCAGTTTAACCTCATCGCTGAGCGGGCATGCTGGTGTGTTGCCGATCCAGATCGACTGGGGCAGGCGGTGACTATCGTTATGGAAAATGCGCTTCGCTATGCTGCGGAGGGAAAAATCCTCACCATCAGCGTGCGCAGTACCCCGCAGGGCGGCGAGATAGCCTTTCAGGATCGCGGTCCTGGTGTTTCCGCCGATTTTCTGCCGGTCATGTTTGAACGTTTTACCCGCGCGGACTCTTCACGGGCGCGCCACTCCGGTGGAAGCGGGCTGGGCCTTTCGATCGCCAGGGTAATATGTGAAGCCCACGGCGGCACGATTTCCGCCATGCCGGGGGAGGGCGCAGGATTGATTATCCGGCTTGTGATCCCGATGGAGAACGCCAGACAAAAAGGACTGTCCTTATGAGTGTGCCGCAAACAAAAGCTGAACTACGTTTAGCTATTGAAAAAACTTCAATAAATCAATAAGTTGCCTTAGCGCGATCCCGCCAGAAATGACCGCAGTGAATTCAATGGATGGACACGCCAAAGGAACGATGATGAGTGTCCGAGATCTTGTCTCGTATCTGCTCGGATGGAATGCTCTTGTTGTAAAGTGGATCACGTCAGAGGCGAAAGGGCTACCTGTCGATTCGCGAATGCAAGACTAAGAAAGTGGGCAAAAAATAACAATATCCGTTTAAAGTAAGTGCCCGCGAAAAAGTACCGGGACAAAAAATTCTCTCCACGCTGATCGGCGAAGACCCTACAAAAAAGTCCCCGTCTTGACCAAACCTTGACGGAATGCGGGGAGGATCCTGACAGTGCTGCGCTTGAATAACGCATCGTTATTCAGGGGTTCAGCCATGACGGACAATTTTTCTCCTCTCTTCACCGCTGCCGCGCCATCATGGCGCGCTGTTTTTGCCACGCCTCGGCTGGTACTGACCTGCCTGTGTCTGCTGGGGTTAACCGCCTGCGACGACAAGCTGGAAAACAAGACGCCACCGCCAAGGCCCGTTCGCACTGTCCTCGCCCCTTCGCCTGCGGTCAGTGGTGCATACACGCAGACCGGCGAAATCCGGCCGCATGATGAAACGCAGCTGGGCTTTCGCCTCGACGGGCGACTGCTGACGCGCACCGTTGATGTGGGTGATCCGGTGGATGCCGGGCAGGTGCTGGCGACGCTTGAAGACAGTACCAGTCAGAATCAGCTGGAGAGCGCCCGTGCCGACCTGGACAGCGCACAAGCCGCAGAACGCCTGGCAGCGCTGGATTTAAAACGCATGACGCAGTTAAGCAG
It encodes the following:
- a CDS encoding sensor histidine kinase produces the protein MNMQKQHTLWRWICVRILALAIGSVVLIAFCMWLRFAMQTFWIFHRMPPAVRDEFELLRTHPGMNPARYHEIMDAWWGISYSDPSIASGDWLMVGILVVVMIPFIVVLGLRAARPLSTQFSHLASAAHAVTDGDFHSRAEQVENAPVEVAQFTQDFNAMMMQLARYERELRASHVAMAHELRSPLTAAIGRLQGMIDGVFTPDPGQLSMVMKQLQLLSRLTDELHLLSLADAGQLVLNTSRLDLTTLVRERMAWLTPQAEAAGMQFNLIAERACWCVADPDRLGQAVTIVMENALRYAAEGKILTISVRSTPQGGEIAFQDRGPGVSADFLPVMFERFTRADSSRARHSGGSGLGLSIARVICEAHGGTISAMPGEGAGLIIRLVIPMENARQKGLSL